The Pseudomonas bijieensis DNA window CAGCGCGCAGATCCAGCGCCTGGAGGCCGAACTCGGCTTCGAGATCTTCGACCGCAAGGGCCGCTCGGCCCACCTTAATCGGATGGGCCATCAAGTACTCCTGCAAGCGCAAGAGTTGCTGCGTCTCTACGACAATCTCGGCACAAGCACTGCCGGGCTTGCACCTAGCGTCCTGGTGAACATCGGCGCTATCGCGTCGGTGCAGCGCTCCTACCTGCCAGACGCGCTCGCCAGGTTTCACCAGCAATGCCCGCAATGCCGCACGCGCGTGTTGCCTGGCGTATCGATGGAGTTGCTCAACCTGGTGGATGCCGGGGAAATCGACATGGCCGCCATCATCCGCCCGCCTTTCTCGCTGCAAAGCGATCTGCGCTGGAGGCCCCTGGCACTGGAGCCCTATCGACTGATCGTACCAAGCGCACTACCCGGGGAGGACTGGGCCGAACTGCTTGGCGGTCAACCCTTCATTCGCTATGACCGTGCATCGTTCGGTGGCCGGCAGGTGGACCGCTTCCTGCGCAAAATGCACTTCACCTTGCATGAAGTCTGCGAGCTGGATGAATTGGAGGCGATTATCAAGCTGGTTGGAAACGGCGTTGGCGTGGCCCTGGTGCCGCAAACCGCGACTCACCATAAATGGCCGCAGGGTGTACGCGCCCTCGACCTCGCAGAGCACACCTTCCACCGTGAGATCGGCCTCGTCCACCGGGCTCGACAAAGTCTCAACGAACCCGCAGGAAGACTGGTGCAACTGATCGTGGAGCAAGCCCAGGCCAACCCGGTATGAATCCCCCTGCATCGACCCAGACAAAAACCAATGCGCAGGGCTCAAGGTTTTTGTCGA harbors:
- a CDS encoding LysR substrate-binding domain-containing protein is translated as MIKELKTLIAVAREGTFAAAGNKIGLTQAAVSAQIQRLEAELGFEIFDRKGRSAHLNRMGHQVLLQAQELLRLYDNLGTSTAGLAPSVLVNIGAIASVQRSYLPDALARFHQQCPQCRTRVLPGVSMELLNLVDAGEIDMAAIIRPPFSLQSDLRWRPLALEPYRLIVPSALPGEDWAELLGGQPFIRYDRASFGGRQVDRFLRKMHFTLHEVCELDELEAIIKLVGNGVGVALVPQTATHHKWPQGVRALDLAEHTFHREIGLVHRARQSLNEPAGRLVQLIVEQAQANPV